Sequence from the Bremerella volcania genome:
TATGGTACGGCGGTTGGATGTTTCATCTTGGCGATGCCCAATCGTTATCTGCCCATCCTGCAAGAAGGGCGGATCGAGTCGTTCCAACAAGATGCTGGCCGTTAGTCCCTAAGTCACGATAGCCCCCAATACTCATCCCCTATGTTTCCCTATTTCGTAGCCTCTGGATTCGCGATTGCCGGCGCCATGATGATGGCCGGTCCGGCGCTGATTCACTTGATGAATCGGAATCGCTATCGCACCATCCACTGGGCCGCGATGGACTTCCTGCTCGAAGCGATGCAGTCGAACCGACGGCTGCTGCGAATTCGCGACCTCTTGCTGATGGCACTCCGGGCGCTGGCGCTGCTGCTGTTCGGTTTAGCACTCGCCCGTCCTTATTTCACCAGTACCGATTCCGCGCTGCCAGGGACCTCGAAGCCGCCGCACGCGATTCTGGTGCTCGATAACAGCATGAGCAACTCGCTCGAATCGATCTCAGGCTCCGCCTTCGAGACCTCTCGCGAGCAGGCCAAGCAGTTTCTGGAAAAGCTTCCCTCCGCGAGTCAAATCTCGGTGGTTGCACTTTGTGGTGCGCAGTCGCGCCGCATTACCGATCCGTTTACTTCCCGCACCGATGCCGCCGATGCGATTGACAAGATCGTCGCCACCGATGGCCCTGGCGAACTGACCCACGCGCTAAATCAGGCCCGCCGACTGGCCGAGCAGACGCCGTCTCTTTCTCCCTACGTGGTCGTGTTCGGCGATCAACAGGCATCGCAGTGGCAACGTCTGGCTCGCGGCAATCCGCCTGAGGAAGAGATGCCGGTGATCCTGGTCGGCACCGATGCCAGCACGCCTGGCAACGCCTGGGTAGAAGAGTTCGGCCTACCGGATGGCATGGCCGAAGTCGGCATGCCGACCCGCATCGTGGCCCGCGTTCGCTACCAGGGGGATGAACCCCGATCGAACGTGGCGATCTCGTTCAAAGTTCGCGACAACGAAGTCGAGACCAAGTTCGCCGACTTCCCGGAAGGAGATTCGGTTCAAACGCTGGCGTTTGATTACGTCTTCGACGCGATGGAAGTCGACCCGAGCCGCATGTCTTCGATTCCCTTGACCGTATCGCTCGCCGGCGACGCCTTGCCGGCCGATGACTCGCGTTCGCTGGTTGTACCGCTGGTGGCCTCGACTCCCGTTGTTTTCATCGACCAATGGAGCGATTCGGAAGAGTCCCCGGCGTTAGGACGACTCGGCGAGACATGGGTTCTACGGCAACTCTTGTGTCCGCAAACCGAGTCGAGCCGCGAAGAGCAGCACCTCATTCGTCCGATCCACCTTTCTCAGCGTGAAGCCGAAGGAGAGCCGCTGCGTGCGGCGTTAAGGGAAGCTCGCCTGGCGGTGGTGGCCGGCATCGAGTCCCCTTCGGTCGAACTGGTCAGCATGCTTCGGTCGTACGTCGAGCAAGGGGGCCAACTGGCGATTGCCGCCGGTGGAGACTTCGATCCACATGCCTGGAATGATGTCGCCTGGCAAGGCGGTCAGGGCATTCTTCCCAAACCGCTTCAGCCCAACGCCGTCGGCCAGAGCTTGAGCGAGTTTTCCGATGACCTCCAACCATTCCGCATCTCAGGCAAGGGGCTGCTCGACCACTCTTACTTCCGCCTGGCCGACCTGGAAGAAACGCAACTGATTGATCTCTACACCGATGCGCTCTTCTTCAAGACGGTCGTGCCCACCGATGAAGACGACTCGCAAGCCGCTGCAAACCAGGCCGGCAACCTGCCGCCGTTGGAAGAAAAGTGGCTCTCCTGGACGCCGCCTGTCTCGACGATCGAGCGGTCAGGCGACAACGCCGAAAACGTGACTGCAAACATTCCTGCCACCACCATCGCCCAGTTCGATAACGGCGTCGAGTTCGTCGTCGAGCGGCACGTCGGCTCAGGCCGGATTGTTTTTTTCAGTTCCGGCATCAGTTCCCAGTGGTCAACCCTGCCGAGCACCAACGCGGTATTGATCTTCGATCGCGTCTTGCGAAATCAACTGGCATCGACCTTCCAGCGGTACAACTTCGCCGTCGGCGAAACGGCTTTGCTGCCGATTCCGCCAGGCGTGGGTGACTCCAGCATTCAACTGATTGCCCCGGACAGCGGCATCGTCAGCTCGGTTTCTCCTCGCTTTTTGAACGAGGAAACGCGGGGCGTGCTGATCGACAACCTCGATTCGGCCGGCATCTATTGGCTGTCGGACCGAGAGCCAACAGATGCCTCCGGCGACGCGGTCGAAGCACGCTCGCAGTTCCGCATTCCCATTAGTGGGACGTCCACGCCGTGGGAATCGCAGTTGGCACGGCTCGACCCAGATCAGTTCGCCAGTCTCAACTTGCCGCCGCAATATCGCTGGCAGGATAGCGCGCAGCTGATCGGAGGCAGTGGTCTGCCGATGTCCGGCCATTCGTGGTGGCAATGGTTGATCGCGCTGGTCATCGTTTTACTGATTGTCGAAATGACCGTGGCGGCAATGCCGTCGTGGTTGGCCTGGATCGTTGATCGACGTTCTGGCTCGCAGTCGGCCCCTTCGGCCTCATCGTGATTGAAACGGAATGATTTCAAAAGTAATAGGTTGGCTTCTCGGGATTAGCGACGTCGAATCGGTCGACGGCGTTAGCTTCTCGTTCGCTGCGCCCTGGGCGGCGGTCGATCCAACCTGGCTGCTAGTCGGCTGCCTGGCGGCGATCGGTTTCGCGGTCTGGTATTACACACGGATTCAAACGGGACTCAGCCGGTTGCCGGCCGCCGCCTTAGCCGCGACCCGGGCCCTGATTCTGGTGATGCTGGTCGTTACCCTGGCCGACCCTACCGTTCGCCTGACCGCCAACCGCATGCTGAAACCCGTGCTTTACCTGGTGTTCGACGGCACCGAAAGCATGAACATTCGCGACAACCTCACGCCCGATGAGTTGTCGGCTCTGAGCAAAGCCGTCGGAACGGAAGGAACCGGTAGCCAGGCCGCTCCCCCTGCCCTGACCCGACAGCAATGGGTGAAAGCGTACTTGGAAAAAGCGGACGACAACCTGATCAACCAGCTACGTGACGAACACGATTTAGAGATCGAGTACTTCGTCTTCGACGGTGAATCGACCAGCGTGGCCCGCCGCGTGAGTGCCAGCAACGATGACGAGCCATCCTCGCCCCAAGCGGTTGCCGCCGAACTGACCACCAACGGCAAAGTAACTGCCCTGGGTGAATTGATCACCGACCTCGGTAACCAATCTTCCAGGCGACTGGGAGGCGTGGTGATGTTCAGCGACTTCGCCCACAACTCCGGTACGGCTCCGCTTGGTTCCAGTGGACACAACGATCCGACGCCACTCGATCGACTGGGCGTTCCTATTTACCCCATCGGAATCGGTGCCGTCTCGACGCGTGACCTGCAAGTCGAGATCCAGCCTCCGCTGAAGATGAAAAAGGCAGAACGCTCCACCATCACCGTTCGCGTCAGCCAGTCTGGTGCCGAAGGGGAATCGGCCCAGGTCACCGTCACCGCGCGTCCCATGCAGGGCGAGTCGGTCGTGGAACCAAGCGGCCAAGACATCATCGTCGGTACGCAGGCAGCCGTATTCGATACGTCGATCCAATACCTCGAGTTTCCCTTCATTCCGCAGCAGTCGGGCCGTTTCCTGATTTCCGCCTCAGTTGATGTGTTACCAGGGGAAGTCAGCGAACAGAACAACCAGTCGTCGCGAGCCGTCAATATCGTGGACGATTACATCCGCCTGACGTTCATCGAGAACGAGCCGACCTGGGAATGGCGTTTCGTGAAAGAAGTGTTCCACCGTGACCGCCTGGTCGGCATGGAAGGTTTCCGTACCTTCCTCCGTTCGGCTGACCCCAAAGTGCGTCAGGCGAATGAAATGTTCCTCCCCACCCTCACGCCGCAGCGAAGCGAGTTCTTTGCCAACGACGTGATCTTCCTGGGAGACGTTCCCTCGGAGGCGCTCAACGAACGGTTTTCGCGTATGCTCAAGCAGTTCGTGGGGCAATTTGGCGGCGGCTTGGTAATTGTCTCCGGTCCCAACAATGGTCCTTCCGAGCTAATCAATACCGAGATCGCCGACATGCTGCCGGTGAAGCTCGATCGATCCCTTTCCATCCGCGCGTCAAAGCCGTTCCGCATGGAGATCACGCCACTGGGGAAACAGGCCGACATCATGCAGTTAGGAGACAGCAGCTCGGTCGATCCGCTGAAGCCGTGGGAAAACCTGGGGGAACTTCCCTGGTATCAGCCAGTGCTCGGCGTTCACTCGCAGGCCAATGTCCTAGCTCAACATCCGACCGATGTGTGTGCCGACGGCAAAACGCCACAGCCGCTCATCGCGACCCGGCGCTACGGCAACGGCGAAGTCATCTACATCGGCTTCAACGAACTTTGGCGGCTCCGCCGAATCCATGGCGAACGTTACTATCGCCAGTTCTGGTCGCAGATAATTTCGCGACTCGCGTTGAGTCATGCCCTGGGGAGCCAGAAGCGTTTCGTCCTTTCGATGGACCAGCCGGAATACCAGGTTGACGACCGGGCTCTGCTGACGGTGGAAGCTTACGACGAAAACTTCGATCCACTCACCATGGATGACCTGCCAGCCGAAGGACTTCAGGCTCAGGTCTTTTTGGGGGACGAGCCTGGCGTCCAGCCGTCGCTCATCCAGCTAAGCGAGTCGCGACCTGGCCGCTTTGAGGCCCGCGTCCCGGTTTTCGAGGCCGGCAGGTTCACCGCACGCGTCTCGGATCCGATCAACGGATCGCCCAGCGAAATTCGCTTCGACGTCGTCGGCGCCACCGCCGAACAACGTAACCCGGCTCGAAACCTGGCACTTCAAAAAGCAATGGCCACCTCAACCGGTGGCAAGTCGTACGAACTTCAGGACGCCGGTCAACTGGTCGACGACGTCAAGCTGGAACCGGTCGTCGAGGAAATCTCACGCAGCTTCCCGATTTGGGGAACGCCGCTATGGTTCATTGTCGTGGTGACTCTATTGATGGCGGAATGGATTGCCCGAAAGCGAGCGAACCTGGCATGAGCACCTCGAAACTTAGCAGTCTGAAAACGCAATTGCGTCGACTAAGAGATGCCCGCGACCGCGTGCGCGTGGGTCTGACGCTGACGTCCGCTATCTTTTGGGTCACCGGCACACTGTTGGTTTGGTTCACGTTGGACTTCAGTCTGAACTTGAACCCACTACACCGCGGCCTGATGATGCTGGTGAGCGTTCCTGTTCTGGCTTATGGCCTCGGAAATGCGATTTCCGCCCTGCGTGGCTGGGGAGCGTCGATCATCGACACGGCGATCTCGGTCGAGCACACCCACGGCATCGATGGCGACCTGGTTGCCGCCATTCAGTTTGAACAAGGTCAGGCCATCGGATCGTCCGAACTGCAAGCAGCCGTGGTCGACTATGTCGCGGAACTGAAGGACGAGATCGACATCTTCGAAGGATTCGATTCACGCCGGCTACCCAGTCGGTACTTCGTCGTTGGGTTGATCGCGATACTGTTCGCCGCGACCTATGCTTTCGCTCCGCGGCACGTTTCCGCGTTCTTCGAGCGGCTGACGTTGGCCAACGTCAACTATCCCACCAAAACGTTGATCAGCTCCATTTCAGTCAATGGCCAAGAGGTCGATCTGAGCGATCCGACCAAGCCGATCCCGATCGGCTATGGCAGCGGTCTCGAACTGACGATTGCCTGCCAAGGCGTCTTGCCGAAGACGTGTCGCGTGACGCTCGAAGATGAAAAGGGAGAATCGACGTCGGCGACCCTCGAGTCCACCGATGACGATCGCGGCGAGTACGTTTACGCGATCCCACGACTGATTCAACCGATTCAGTACCAGGTTTTCGCCGGCGATGCCGTCAGTCCGGTGCTCAATATCGAAATCATCACCTTGCCGGCACTCAAGGTTGAGCTTGCTGCGACTCCGCCCGACTACGCGAAGAACATTCAGTTTGCCAACAGTTCCTCCTCGACGCACATTGCGGTACTGGCTGGAAGTGACGTGTCGTTGCAGGTCGTGGCCGATCGCGAGCTGAACGCTCCGCAGCTGACCCTTCTGCGCGGCGTATCGCAATCGGTAAGCAAGCTTTCCCCGGTCGCAGATGCGAAGAACACCTGGCAGCTTGATCGGCAGCAGGCTTCACTCGCGAACATTCAAGAAACGGTCACCTACCAGCTCAGCGCGGTCGACAAGTTCGGCTTGTCCCCGGCGTCGCCGATTCGAGGAACGATTCGCGTGGTGCCCGATCGGATTCCCAGCGCTTCGCTGCAAACGATTCACCATATCGTCCTGGCGACCGCATCACCGGTGGTTCGCTACCGTGCGTCGGATGACTTTGGCTTGGCGAACCTGGCCTTTCAGCTGAAGATTCATCACGGTCAGACGGCCCCCCGCGTGGTGGAAGTTCCCCTCAAGACCTTCGCCGCGAATCAGCCTCCGCAGACTTCACTGGAAGGGGAATTTTCCCTTGATCTTTCCCCGTGGGCATTGGAAGTGGGTGATCGCGTCGAAGTGACGCTCCTGGCGACCGACTTTCGCGATAACGCCCACGAGATGCCAGGGCAAAGCGATCCGATTAATCTGGAAATTGGTGACGAAAGCACGGTCTTGGCTGCCATCGCGGAAGCCGACAAGCAATCGGAACAGATGCTGAGCGAGTTGATCCAACAGCAATTAGGCTTGGGAGAAACCCAATGATACGCTCGATTTTTGCCAGCTTGATTTTAACCTTCGTCATGACGGCCGGTGCCGTGCTGCCGCCAGAGGCGACTGCGCAAGACACCGACGTCAACCTTTTGCGCCGCAAGCAGTACGTCCAACAGCAAGCCCAGGCCCTGACGCGGCAGTTGGTCTCGCAGGTGCTCGATCTTCAGGCAGCCCAGCTCAAGCAGAACGGCCTGACGGAAGTTCCGATCTATGCCGACATCCTGCAGATGCGGGAAAACCTGGACGAGCTGATCCGCAACGAGATGCAGGGCGTCGTTCAGAAGCTGATCCTCGCCCAGGAAGTTCAAGGACAAGAACGGGTGACGGCGATCACCGAGGCACGCGACGAAGTCCGCAAGGTGCTGCTCACCTTGATGGCCGAACGTCAGCGACTTTACCGCCGGATGCGGCTGGCTCGCTTGAACGCTCAAGTGCGGGAACTGATTGCCGTTCAGGAAACCGTTTCCGACCAAACCCGAGGTCTGCCGCAGTTGCCGATGGAATCGCGCGACGCCGCCGCTTTGGCGAATCTGTCGCGCCAGACCGATGCGGTCATGATGTTCCATCACCTGGAAGAAGCCTTGCTCGACATGCGCGGCTGGGGTGGATCGCTGGCCAACTCGGCCATCGCCGGGCAGCAGATATTGAAAGAAGAAAACGCCTCGGAAGAAGTCCAAGGAGCGCTGACCAGCATTCGTGAAGGGCGATACTCCGGCGCCAGCGTCCATCAGGATGCGTTCGTGGCCGCCCTATACAAGATTCTGGAAGATCTGCAAAAGGCCCAAGGCCTGGCCGACAATAGCCTTGAATCGGCAATGAACGAGATCGAGAAGCTAAAGG
This genomic interval carries:
- a CDS encoding DUF4175 domain-containing protein; the protein is MSTSKLSSLKTQLRRLRDARDRVRVGLTLTSAIFWVTGTLLVWFTLDFSLNLNPLHRGLMMLVSVPVLAYGLGNAISALRGWGASIIDTAISVEHTHGIDGDLVAAIQFEQGQAIGSSELQAAVVDYVAELKDEIDIFEGFDSRRLPSRYFVVGLIAILFAATYAFAPRHVSAFFERLTLANVNYPTKTLISSISVNGQEVDLSDPTKPIPIGYGSGLELTIACQGVLPKTCRVTLEDEKGESTSATLESTDDDRGEYVYAIPRLIQPIQYQVFAGDAVSPVLNIEIITLPALKVELAATPPDYAKNIQFANSSSSTHIAVLAGSDVSLQVVADRELNAPQLTLLRGVSQSVSKLSPVADAKNTWQLDRQQASLANIQETVTYQLSAVDKFGLSPASPIRGTIRVVPDRIPSASLQTIHHIVLATASPVVRYRASDDFGLANLAFQLKIHHGQTAPRVVEVPLKTFAANQPPQTSLEGEFSLDLSPWALEVGDRVEVTLLATDFRDNAHEMPGQSDPINLEIGDESTVLAAIAEADKQSEQMLSELIQQQLGLGETQ
- a CDS encoding BatA domain-containing protein; its protein translation is MFPYFVASGFAIAGAMMMAGPALIHLMNRNRYRTIHWAAMDFLLEAMQSNRRLLRIRDLLLMALRALALLLFGLALARPYFTSTDSALPGTSKPPHAILVLDNSMSNSLESISGSAFETSREQAKQFLEKLPSASQISVVALCGAQSRRITDPFTSRTDAADAIDKIVATDGPGELTHALNQARRLAEQTPSLSPYVVVFGDQQASQWQRLARGNPPEEEMPVILVGTDASTPGNAWVEEFGLPDGMAEVGMPTRIVARVRYQGDEPRSNVAISFKVRDNEVETKFADFPEGDSVQTLAFDYVFDAMEVDPSRMSSIPLTVSLAGDALPADDSRSLVVPLVASTPVVFIDQWSDSEESPALGRLGETWVLRQLLCPQTESSREEQHLIRPIHLSQREAEGEPLRAALREARLAVVAGIESPSVELVSMLRSYVEQGGQLAIAAGGDFDPHAWNDVAWQGGQGILPKPLQPNAVGQSLSEFSDDLQPFRISGKGLLDHSYFRLADLEETQLIDLYTDALFFKTVVPTDEDDSQAAANQAGNLPPLEEKWLSWTPPVSTIERSGDNAENVTANIPATTIAQFDNGVEFVVERHVGSGRIVFFSSGISSQWSTLPSTNAVLIFDRVLRNQLASTFQRYNFAVGETALLPIPPGVGDSSIQLIAPDSGIVSSVSPRFLNEETRGVLIDNLDSAGIYWLSDREPTDASGDAVEARSQFRIPISGTSTPWESQLARLDPDQFASLNLPPQYRWQDSAQLIGGSGLPMSGHSWWQWLIALVIVLLIVEMTVAAMPSWLAWIVDRRSGSQSAPSASS